Proteins co-encoded in one Stomoxys calcitrans chromosome 5, idStoCalc2.1, whole genome shotgun sequence genomic window:
- the LOC106085155 gene encoding antichymotrypsin-2-like yields the protein MQDSNTNISDENFARSSENFGFKLFFEVGKANARKNIIFSPFSLQTCLAMARVGAAGETAAEMDRAMGFPQMKEEALADKYYDILSKYANSKILKIANKIYVMKGYSLKPNYNELLANKFLSAAENINFSQNIQAAKDINSWVESKTNRLITDIISPNLLSGDTRMVLLNAIHFKGNWVIPFPETGTRDKDFHLDDRNDVKVKMMRVNGKFRYGEFEHLDATALEMRYKDSDLSMLVLLPKSRNGLAQMEEKLKTISLNELVKRMYTTEVIVDFPKFRSEFSVTLNDALQKLGMRRMFSGDANFSRMLQSSENLSISTVVHKAFIEVNEIGTEAAASTGMGVAMMTSVSIGPIRPPKIFNADHPFYYFLKNSKGIYLIQGSQISFR from the exons ATGCAGGATTCCAATACAAATATAAGCGATGAAAATTTCGCCAGAAGCTCAGAAAACTTTGGCTTTAAACTGTTCTTTGAAGTCGGCAAAGCCAATGccagaaaaaatattattttttcaccattttctcTTCAAACTTGCCTGGCAATGGCTCGTGTGGGTGCTGCTGGAGAAACTGCTGCCGAAATGGACAGGGCTATGGGCTTTCCCCAAATGAAGGAGGAAGCTTTGGCCGACAAATACTACGacattttatccaaatatgccAATAGCAAAATCTTGAAAATTGCCAACAAGATATATGTCATGAAGGGCTATTCACTCAAGCCAAACTATAATGAGTTGCttgcaaataaatttttatcagcggcagaaaatattaatttttcccAAAACATTCAAGCAGCCAAGGACATAAACTCTTGGGTTGAATCGAAAACGAATCGTTTGATCACTGACATTATATCACCCAATTTATTGAGTGGTGATACTCGCATGGTATTGTTAAACGCCATACACTTCAAGGGGAATTGGGTGATACCGTTCCCAGAAACAGGTACGCGAGACAAAGACTTCCATTTGGATGACAGAAATGATGTCAAAGTAAAAATGATGCGTGTAAATGGTAAATTCCGCTATGGCGAATTCGAGCATTTGGATGCGACTGCATTGGAAATGCGTTATAAAGATTCTGATCTATCCATGTTGGTGTTGTTGCCCAAGTCTCGCAATGGCTTAGCCCAAATGGAAGAAAAACTGAAGACCATATCGTTGAATGAGTTGGTCAAGCGAATGTACACTACAGAGGTCATTGTAGATTTTCCCAAATTTAGGAGTGAATTTAGTGTGACATTAAATGATGCTCTCCAGAAG TTGGGCATGAGGCGCATGTTTTCTGGAGATGCCAATTTTAGCCGAATGTTACAATCATCAGAGAATTTGTCCATTTCCACTGTCGTACATAAGGCTTTCATTGAGGTTAACGAAATTGGCACAGAAGCTGCAGCATCAACAG GTATGGGCGTCGCTATGATGACAAGTGTTTCAATAGGCCCCATAAGGCCTCCTAAAATATTCAATGCAGATCATCCTTTCTACTATTTTCTAAAGAACTCAAAAGGGATATACTTGATCCAGGGTTCTCAAATAAGTTTTAGATAA